From Impatiens glandulifera chromosome 7, dImpGla2.1, whole genome shotgun sequence:
TTTTGGAATGGAAGGACTTTCTCATGCATGCTTTTTACGACGACGATTTTGAACAAAAATGCTCGAGCTTTTGGCCCTCGGTCTCTaggtatatttatatttatatgctCGATAAATTGTCATTTCAAAACGTtactttttgaaaatattatcacattatttattttcttacttaCACACATTATTcccttaaaaaaaatgaattgtaTGTATATCTTAGGGAGCAAACATTGGAATACTTCAAATGTGTGAAGCCCTTGATCAAACGACTATTAACCGTTCTTCTAAAAGGAGTTGGATTGAAAGAAATGGACGACAAAAGAGAACATCAACTTATGGGCCTTCTAATGGCTAACTTCAATTATTACCCGATTTGTCCAACTCCTGAAGTGACGGCCGGAACTGGCCGTCACTCCGACATCTCCTCAATTACTGTCCTTCACCAGGACAGTACCGGTGGACTCTATGTGAAAGCTCCTGATTGGATAACCGAAGAAAAAGTTGAGAGTTGGATTCATGTTACTCCGATAAGGGAAGCATTAGTTATTAATATAGGAGACGTGTTACAAATAGTGAGCAATGATCGATACAAGAGTATTGAGCATCGTGTGATTCCTAGCTCCGCTAAAAATAGGGTATCGGTTCCAATTTTTGCTGACCCGCCTAAGGATGCAACCATCGGTCCTCTACCTGAAATCTTGGAGAGAGGTGACAAGGCtatttataaagatattttgtacTCGGACTATTTCAAGTACTTCTTTGGAAAACCGCATGATGGCAAAGGAACTATCGAGTGTGCTAGGGTTTAATTTTATCGTTACGTAAGTTGGATGCATAAGTTGGATgcataagtttaattttatcgAGATGTAAGTTCGATGCATGTATGTTTGAAGTTGATTGTTTTAAGTTTCTTTATCTTTGTTAGCATTTGAATAATGTattccaaaaaatattaataatggcatgaataaatttaagttatttattttttgttaaatattttaaattttgtagtGATATAAATgcctaattataattatatatgacaTTAACAATTCTTGTTTTTGTAACAATATGATATTGTTATgggaagaatgccaattttaaacaccaagttgtaagaaggtgtcaaatttactcattaagtatcaaaattttatttatatatactaacttgtcaaaaagtgtcaaatttatttaaaataacaaaaaagttAAACGGAGTTAAAAGTTTTGCCACATTTAATAtccacctattttttatttatttttaatttacattaattactttaatatttttttcattcaaataaaacatctaaatttttctttatccattttctctctctctatccccaactcttcatttcttttaattgttCATCTTCTATCTCCACCATTAATCATATCTGATGAAGAATCGCCGAAATATTTGGAATCAACTCCGTTTGAAATCCTAGATCAGGATTTCATTTTCCTGTTTTTCCGATAGTCTCCGCCGATCGATACACTACGGAGGGCCCCACCTTTTGTCTAGTACCTTCTACATATCTTGCTGAAATACCTCGGCTACGCGAGACTGTAGTTGTTGTAGTAACATAATTTCGTGTTTAGAGAATTGCATCTCGAACACTTCATCGGCTGTTCCGCCACCTTCACCGTCGTCACAGTTTTTTGGCCACCTGATTATTTTTCcatcacaatattattatttgacgtCGACATAGCTAATTCATTAATAGAGATTTCAGAAAAAATAGATTACTTATATTAGAGATGGAGAGGAACAgtgagaagaaaatgaagaattgggtaaagagagagaaaaaatagatatgaaaaaatttaaatattttgtttaaatgaaaaaagaattaaagtaatataaattaaaaacaaataaaaaataggtggatattacatgtgcCAAAAATTTTAACTCCGTTAAATTTTTCtgttagtttaaataaatttgacacttttttgacaagttagtatatataaatagaattttgatacttaataagtaaatttgactccttcttacaacttggtgggtaaaattgacattcttccctattgttatataatatatttaaacttggaggaaagaaaaaatgaattgatCAAATTTAAACCGCTATGTGTGGTTTTAAATTCGGCGGCCGCACACAAACTTTTTAGTCTCATAGATTTGACTATGTTTGGTCAAACATATTTTGTCGGTCAAACATATTTTGTtggtcaaatatttttttttgtcttagtAGAATTGATTGAAATGGTTGAATGGATAcagtcttatatataattttaaaatagtaaaaattaatatatcacgaattatttaaatgattaccaaaatatattaattaaaattattatagacTATACTATCCTCTAAGAAAATTTGtacaacaatatttttatttaattaataaccaatggataaatttaatttacagatatgtaaatttaaatagatGAATTATTGGATATggtatttataatatataaccaacttactatatttatatttaaatttattaaaaaatagactTATTTCGATTGACAAATAACCATTGAAGTGAGTCGATATGGTATActgtattttattaaaaaaaaaaaaaatcagtataAGAAAATTTATACTTTTACCGTACGGCCCGTACCTTGATTTGGGTATGGTATCGGTATATGAAGGAATCGTGTCCTTTAATTCAATGTGATGACTAAACTTGGGTAGGACAATTAATGGagataatttaatccaattattttaggagtcgcaATGTTTCCTAGAGGTTAATTGCgtttaatggggttaaacctataTGTATTATAATTGGGTCTTATGAGGTCACCACTTAAAGTTGATGTTGACGGAATAGATTAAAAGGGAACTATTTCTAATTATTagcaaatatattagattttattaataattagaaatattgttttaatgttttgtttatgaaataaaacaattattaatggtaaaattaattttggaaacGGAAGGCGAAATATAAAagattgtattattttatttattaaataaaacaattattaatggTAAAATTAATTTCGGAAATAGAATGCGGAATATCAAAGTCCAGAATGGAAAATGAACGCTTATAATTAGAAAAAGATGACTATAGTCCCTTGAATTATGTCATTCTTCCATCTCTTCTTTTATTCAATGAGAGATAGAAATATTTTACTGTGATATAACAACTTTTTCCCAACAGacaataaaattgtatttgttATTCTCTCGTCCTAGCAATCGAAGGTAACCAGATCGAAACAGACTCGTATGGACCGACTAGAGGAACAACATGTGGGACTCTCATTTTTCATGCTGCAAGATCTGTCgagttcacgcatcaaaggtataacTTAGATATAATCCATTAAGTTATACATTTGATGCGTGAATTCGGTAGATCTTGCAGTATGAAAAatgagagccccacgtgttTCTCCTCTAGTCGGTCCACACGTGTACGCTTACATCTCGTTGCATTTGATTGCTAGGACGAGAGAACAACAAAGACAATCTTATTGTCTCTtggaaaaaaattgttatatcgTTGTAAAATCCTTCTATCTCTCGTTGTTTAAAAGGAGAAAGAATGACAAAATTCAAGAGATTATatcttttttctaattataagCGTTTCTTTTCCCTTCTATGATCAATCTTTAATATTCCACCTTccatttcttaaattaatttaccattaataattgttttattttataaataaaataataaaacaatacaaTCTTTTATATTCCGTTTCCGAAATTAATTTACCATTAATAATTGTtgtatttcataaataaaacattaaaactatatttctaattattaataatatcaatatatttactaataattagaaataatatatttgagatTAGATCTTTTTCCGCAacatatatctaataaataataatcaatggtttcaaaatcagattgcataaaattattgtatatattaattgttaatttttgaTACAATACTCGATattaaagattttgttaaatttttggTTTGTTTGGTAATCTTACCGGAGTAAAtgtaaaaactaaattaatatatatatatatatatatatatatatatatatatatattgggaaaaatcaaaacaaagaaaagagaaagttaattaagaaagaaatagtttaattaactttaaaagaatacaaacgattttgatttttatggtttggaacataattttgatgatgtaatTCGAATAAGAATAAGCTGTCTATTTGTTCTGTGCATGCAAAAATCTAAAAGACTTTGTTCCTTCAGACGCAGTCTGAAGCAAGCAGTCTTAGACgtcttacgtagttagacgaggacgtctaactcttttagatgtGTTCTAAaggaatacatagttagacgaggttgtctaactcctttagactgctagacgatgacgtctaactcttttagatgcggtctaaaaggaaacgtagttagacgaggtggtctaactcctttagacgttgtctaaagggaaacgtagttagacgaggacgtctactcttttagacgcggtctaaagggaaacgtagttagacgaggacgtctaactcctttagacgaagtctaaagggaagtgtagttagacgaggacgtctaactcctttagacgcgatctaaagggaagcgtagttagacgtggacgtctaactcctttaaaaactatctaaagggaagcgtggttagacgaggacgtctaactcctttagacactgTTTAAAGGGAAGTGGAGTTAGacgatgacgtctaactcctttagacgcggtctaaagggaagcgttgttagacgaggacgtctaattcctttagacacgatttaaagggaaacgtagttagatgaggacgtctaactcctttagacgcggtacCTTATTTTAGCAGCCATCTGAAGGAAGTATCTGTCTAACCACGTTCATTCAACTGTCTGCTCCTCCTACCTTCAGCAGTCTAACAAGCCAACTGAttctatcaaatgaatgaatgccacgtacgcgGATATCTCTCAATTGCatttccagtacaagacaagatcagaggatattcggcgcattATCTGTTCGTTACGGCCACAATCCAAATATTCAGAGTCTTCTatactctcgtactatagggggtcgtccaacggacacattccacgtgtccacaaagaatattcgaccgttggtgcacTACAACCATAAATAGAAGTCCAAGGACAATATTCGAATAActtcacacacacacacacaactCACTTACTGAATTTCGTTTTTACACATTCGCTTCAAGAAAGTCTCTCAAGCAAAAAGCAACAATCTATTACTATCTTTTCTGTGAAAAACCTTAGTGTTTTAAATTGAACAAagagtgttctgttcaacagaaaATTAGCTAGTTCAGTGAGTTGTATCTGAATC
This genomic window contains:
- the LOC124946229 gene encoding feruloyl CoA ortho-hydroxylase F6H1-3-like → MAPTLANPITSLSSWDEVFNFVVTEANGVKGLSDLGLTGVPNQYVQPVDQRIHTNQQSTSTTKSVLQSQDLDQQTLHSIPIIDLKNWEWLTNDDDILDNDHPIGKSICDAAEKWGFFQIINHGVPLEVLDNVIEAAHRFFALPASERRKYVKENLPQDASIELLTSFSPQKEKVLEWKDFLMHAFYDDDFEQKCSSFWPSVSREQTLEYFKCVKPLIKRLLTVLLKGVGLKEMDDKREHQLMGLLMANFNYYPICPTPEVTAGTGRHSDISSITVLHQDSTGGLYVKAPDWITEEKVESWIHVTPIREALVINIGDVLQIVSNDRYKSIEHRVIPSSAKNRVSVPIFADPPKDATIGPLPEILERGDKAIYKDILYSDYFKYFFGKPHDGKGTIECARV